In a genomic window of Methanosarcina horonobensis HB-1 = JCM 15518:
- a CDS encoding YIP1 family protein — protein sequence MNNLNLNNLLFDPNSFFREKSRNDVNFKYPVLITLVIAVIAMVSSFLAMNQFRGLFPSDMSSYFSIATIFFIIVGGLFGTFFYWFLLSGILYAISYVFDSKGSFKRTLEFVGYGFVPQIFSSLIGVVITYWLTTSADFSLQDPQLITENMMETFSNNPLYYTSQTIGILCLLLSAYIWVFALLHARNISIKNATLAVSIPVGLSIVYQVYLFLFTSGSI from the coding sequence ATGAATAATCTAAACCTAAATAATCTGTTATTTGATCCTAATTCATTTTTCAGGGAAAAGTCGAGAAACGATGTCAATTTTAAGTATCCTGTATTGATAACACTTGTAATTGCTGTAATTGCAATGGTTTCAAGTTTTCTGGCTATGAATCAATTCAGAGGATTGTTTCCTTCTGATATGAGTTCATATTTCTCAATTGCAACAATTTTCTTCATTATTGTCGGAGGGTTATTTGGAACATTTTTTTATTGGTTCCTGCTGAGTGGAATCTTATATGCAATATCTTATGTATTTGATTCAAAAGGTTCTTTCAAGAGAACGTTAGAGTTTGTAGGTTATGGATTTGTGCCGCAAATATTTAGCAGTCTAATAGGTGTCGTTATAACGTACTGGTTAACAACCTCTGCAGATTTTTCGTTGCAGGACCCGCAACTTATTACCGAAAATATGATGGAGACATTTTCAAATAACCCCCTGTACTATACCTCGCAAACAATTGGAATTCTATGTCTCTTACTGTCTGCATACATCTGGGTGTTCGCACTTTTACATGCACGAAATATATCGATTAAAAATGCAACTCTTGCGGTTAGTATTCCTGTCGGTCTGTCTATTGTTTATCAGGTATACTTATTCCTGTTTACTTCAGGGAGCATTTGA
- a CDS encoding cytochrome c biogenesis protein CcdA — MFSFVKVPCTAPMLLVLLNKTITNGTVNDLALLLAFSGGVLTPFIGVGMIGGYTLSKQIRSYKMYLKKISGFVFIFFGLWIMI, encoded by the coding sequence TTGTTTTCTTTTGTAAAAGTTCCCTGCACTGCTCCCATGCTTCTTGTACTGCTCAACAAGACTATTACAAACGGGACTGTTAATGATCTGGCTCTATTGCTTGCTTTCAGCGGAGGGGTATTGACACCTTTTATTGGAGTTGGCATGATAGGGGGCTATACTCTGTCCAAACAGATTCGTTCATATAAAATGTATCTGAAAAAAATCAGTGGATTTGTGTTTATATTTTTTGGATTATGGATTATGATTTAA